The Jaculus jaculus isolate mJacJac1 chromosome 3, mJacJac1.mat.Y.cur, whole genome shotgun sequence genome includes the window tgggtctctcctgtttctctgttgtggttgataattccttactTACCTTCACTCTtcagtagaagaatgtattttaatgttttttttttactgcccTTTTCTCTCCCTAGTGTGCTTTAATGTGGCtattatgccaccatcttacccagaagctaTGACACTCTCCCACATCccacaggtagggtctccctctagcccaggctgacctggaattcgctatgtagtcgcagatggcctccaactcacagcaatccacctacctctgcctcctgagtgctgggattaaaggcatgcgccaccacgcctgactttatGTCACTTTTTAATGCAACTAAATGCTATAATTTATGTCATCTTCATGATTACAGATATTACACGTTTGTGtttaaacaagcaaataaactcCCCCTCTCCCTGGTCACATTTTTATGATGTACCACTTTTCTTAACTCACTGAAACCAGAGAAAAGTAAGAATTCTTAGAAAGTGGTGTTTGGACCTGAGGACATTATAGCTTAGCTGTAGAGTATATGCAGCCCCAGGTTCAATCACCAACACCCACAAATTTAGAGAAGTTTAAAAAGCATGGTGTCACATGGAGCAGATTCTTCTATTAGGGGCCCTTCTTGGCTTAACATGTCAACATGGGGGTGGaatgcatgtgtgtttttgtttttttctcccctaggctgctttggcgtgttcCCTAGCCGCCATTTTCGCATGTGTGTTTTTGTAtggtttctcttcctcctccaggaGGCACCCCACCCTAATGATCTAATCAATTATTAACCAAAGGCTCCACCTTTAAGCACCATAAGATCAAGTTTATACCCTCTTAAAGATTGACTTAAAGTCTGTAGATTATGCCTGTCGTGGTAATGATGCCTAAGAACAATCTATCAGGGGCAGGGCGCGgcggcacaagcctttaatcccaacactgaggaggcaaaaggtaggaggatcaccaggagttcgagtccaccctgaaactacatagtaaactccaggtcagcctgggctagagtgagaccttacctagaaaaacaaaacaaaacaaaagcaaactttTTTTGTAGATTAAACTCCAAGATTTTCAAGTGTTACACGAACTTTTAAAAACTCAGTAAGAAACTAGGGAAAGAGATCGAGTCTCGAGCCCTCGCTGACACCAGAAGCACAACTGAGCTGCAGCCAGGCCCAGCCGCACAGGAACGCGCGACCCCCACCCCTCGCCAGCCCCACAGGCACACCCCCTCGGTGATTGGCCCAGCGTTGACGAGGTCGAGCTGTGATAGGTTGGGGAGACGCCGCGTCCAGAGTGCCACGTGTACGTAAAGGACGGGCCGGAAGCGCGGGCTGGAGGAGACCGGACGACCGGGTGGTGTCCTGGCGGCTGCAACAGCGACAGAGGCCGCTATGGAACACGAAGCGGAGCAGCTGTCCGCGCGACCGGCGCTGGAGACCGAGGGTCTGCGCTTCCTGCACGTCACGGGTGAGTGGCCGCGGGTCGCGGGCCTGCGGAGCGCCGCCATGTTCGGTGCGTCGTCCTCCGCTGCGCCGGGCGTTGGCGCCGCTGGCAGGCCGGGATGGCCGGCCGGGATCTCGCACCGACTCTTCCCGGAAGCCGCCTGTCCTGGAGCGGCGCCCGCAGGCTTTGTTTGCTGAGAGTCCCTTAAGCCCTTCTCCCGGGAGTCCCCAGACCCCCCGTTCCGCTCCGGACGCTGTCACTCTGTTAACGTGTACTTCCCCCGAGTCCCAAAGGCTTGCGCATTCCTGAGCCCCCCTACCTGGAACTGAGCCCTTCCGACTGCCCCGCCCCTCCGCTCTGATGTTGaggccccccacccccaattgTTGATTTCTTGTTCAAAGCCATCTCGAAGTTAACATTGGAAGTTTTGGAAAAGCTACCCTATCGGGTTTTGTTGAGCGTTACAGGAAAGTGCCGTTTTCAGTTTCTGAAACTTGGTTTCTTTGCAGTGGGCTCCCTGCTGGCCAGCTATGGCTGGTACATCGTCTTCTGCTGCATCCTCTTCTACGTGGTCTTCCAGAAGCTCTCCGTCCAGCTGAGAGCCTTGAGGCACAGGCAGCTGGTCCCAGCTGAGGCTACGCTTGGTTAGTGCCTGGCAATAGAAATAGAGGCAGGAACTCTGACAGCTGCTCTTAATGTTTAAACATTAGCTTGTTGTCAAGTGTAACATCTATATGATGCTCATTCATACTGGTGCGAGCGTTTGTACCTGTAAAGTTTGGGTTGCATGTGCCCTagttttggagattttttttcctttttctcaaggtaggatttcactctagcctgggctgaccaggAATACATTCTGCAGTCCCacgctgacctcgaactcacaccaatcctcctacctcttcctcccaagtgctgggattaaaggccttatGTCTGGTTTTGGGAGATTTTAAAGAAGTGTGAACACTGCCTTCTTGGTGTGCGGCATGTTCTATGCATAGTTtaagtgttttgttgttggtggtggtgggtggttGTATATTTTGAGGTAGTATTGCCctaacccaggccgacctggaattcactatgtaggctcaaggtggccttaaactcatggcattcctcctacctctgcctcttgagaactgggattaaaagaatatgccaccacgcctggcattgagtggttttaaaatttagtttggaTTCAAAAGAGAATTTAAGAGCTTTGTACTTGTGGCCCTGATTACTGAGTTAGTTTTAAACCCTTGTGAGTGAACAGAAGCTCAGCCTTAGGTCTTCATATCCACTATACTTTGATTTTTCACTGACTGACCTGGTTTTCAATTACATCTGGTTATTTAAAAGCAAAGAGCCCTTTAGGAGCTGGGACTGTAGTTCAGTTGGTACTTGTCTAGCATAGACATagctctaggtttgattcccagcacatTAACCAGCTGTGCACACCCATAATTGCAGtactgcctgtaatcccagcactctggaggtagaggcaagaggcaaGTGctattttgaggtcagcctgggatacatgagactttgtctctccaaaaaaaaagggggggcttaaAGATCAgtcttttcattatttatatttatttatttatttcagagagagaggcagatagagaatgggcacactagggcccctagccactgaaaataaactccagatgtatgtgccaccttgtgcatttggtttatgtgggtgggtactggtgaatccagcctgggtccttaggctttgccggcaagcccCTTAGTTGCtaaaatctctccaggcccaatctTTAGTTAGAAGCACACTTCTGTGGTTTTTCCAAAAGGAATGTTAGATGATTTATATAATGGCATAAATAGACAAATACAGGTTGCCATTTGTCTGAGTTTCTACAGTACTGAGGTTGGGGTGGAAAGCTTTGTTTTACAACTAGATGAAAACCCAAGTTTTGTACTTAGTGCTAGTTGGaaggactcttctttttggaaacAAGGACGTGTACCTGGAATGTTTCCCTCTTTCTAATAGAAGCCTGGGCTGATGAGTGATGAATGAAGATGGTGAAGCCTCCAGCTTTGGTTGGGTTCTGTAGGAATCTTGGTTAACCTAAAGATAAGGTGGTGCAAGTGAGGTGACCACATGATGAGGTGGACTAAGTTCCTAGTGCAGTGGATGTTTAGGGCTAAGACCTACGGTTTAGGGATATCACTCGGTATAGGGATATCACTTGTCTCCTTAAGCAATAAAATAGGAGATAGGATTACTCTTGAAAaaaaagtgggtgggggagggagagttgCCTTGTGtggggtacatgcctttaattctagcactaaggaggttgaggtgggaggatccctgtgagttcaaggccagcttgggactacagagtgagttccaggtcagactggggtatagtgagatcctatgtgggaaaaaaaaatggacaagaaAAAAAGTGGGAGGGATTGTAATTGTTGTTTGTTGTCTGACAGTTGAACTTTTATACACTTAGTTAGCCCAGGAATTTTCCATTTCAGATTGCACAAGAGGTTATGTCTTCACTTTTTTCTGCTGTTTTAGAACCTGACGTTGTTGTTAAACGACAAGAGGCTTTAGCAGCTGCTCGTTTGAGAATGCAGGAAGAACTAAACGCACAAGTTGAAAAGCATAAGGAAAAACTAAGACAGGTatgaattgtttttatttcaaaaattttttttttcagggcttcatgcatgctaaacaAACACTACCACTGATACACATGCCTTGTGACACCACGAGCTAATTGGAACCCGAATGAACTGGAATTGGATCTGGATTCCATTGGACGTGAGGCATTAAGTGTCACTGGTATGCCTGTCAGTTGCACCAAGTGTTGCTTAAAGAAATGTATGTGTCCATGAGTAGGAGGCAGGAGCAAAGGTCACATGCACTGCTCCCTCCCTGCATTGGTTCCCTAGGACTCCAGGCTTTCTCAAGTGCTCATTACTGGGCATAGTTTTCTGTTGAGATTAATTCACCCTTATGTCTCCATAATTGTtaacttaaaaacaaattttttaaatttgttttatttgagacaggcagagacaatgggtatgccaaggcctttagcaattgcaaatgaactttaaaaacatgcactaccttgtgcatctggcttacatgggacctagagaatggaacctgggtccttaggctttgctgtcaaatgccttagccactaagccatccctccagcacagtaATGCATAACTTTCCATTGTACTTGGAAACTGGCTGTCCTTGGCACCGCAGCACCTAAGGCAGAGGGGCTAAATGGCACAGCCAGGTGATGACAAAGTCAGTTCTTCTACATTTCCAAACATAATAAGGTTGTCTTTCAGAAGAACTGAAACatgttcaatttttttctatACATCTTTTGATTTACACAAGATATGTGAATTATCACACAACCAAATCACaatggctgtttttatttttatttgagagggagcgtgaaagaggcagagacagagcgagaatgagtgcgccacgacctctagccactgcatatgaactccacatgcatgtgccaccttgtatatatggcttacgtgggtcctggggaattgaacctgtctttttgactttgcaggcaaatgccttgaccactaagcaatctctccagtcctagtttttatttttgaaacagggtctctgtagctcaggctgaccttgaatttgggATCTTCCCATCAGCCTCTTAAGTACAAGAATTACAGGTGTATATAACTATGTCCATCTTTGTatagtagctttttttttcttccttgagcAGGGTCtaactgtagtcccaggctggtctcaaattcacagggatcctcctaccattgtCTCCCAACAGCTAGgaaaaaaggcatgtaccaccatgcctgttgtttggtttttcagttagggtctagctctagcctaggctgaactggaattcactatatagtctcaaggtagcctcaaactcacagcaatactatttcagcctcccaggtgctgggattaaaggcgtgcaccaccataaaAGGCAtgtcaactttttttaaaaaacaattattttgggctggagagatggctaaacagtcaagacgcttgcctgaaaaacctaaggatccatgtttgactctctggatcccacgtaagccagatgcacaagttgccaCAAGTGTTCAAgggcgcacatgtgcacaaggtggaacatgatcTGGAGTTGGaatatagtggctggagaccccgggaatgccaattctctctttttctcttgctcttgctgtcactctcacattaaaagaggtggggggcagtctgttgggcttgcctcaaaaagaaaattatttgcaaacagagagagagaatgaatgggtacacaagggcctcttgacactgcaaaggcaatccagatgcatgtgccactttgtgcatctgacttaattacagcaacttttttttttaactggataAGAAATAAAGGGAAATTTTGAGAGATGCTTGAATTaagaattctcaacaaaatctcaAAATTAGTATTTGTTTTACAAAAATGAGGAGCTGCtgatagtatttttttatttctcccataggttgaagaagagaaaaggagacagaagatTGAAATGTGGGACAGCATGCAGGAAGGTAGAAGTTACCGAGGGAACGCAAGAAAGCCTCCGGTGAGCATGGATTGTGCCAAGGTGACATGTTCTAGTCAAGTGGAATGCTGGCTTCTTATGGataggttgtttgtttttgtgctttgctcttgtattctttttggggggtgggtagtgctggggattgagcaaAGGGCCTTGCATATACTAAGCAACTGCTATCACTAAGCTATGCCCCAGCCCCAAGTAGAATTTATTGGTGGATTCTTAAAGCTGTGTATGTGTAAACAGGAAGAAGACAATCCTGGGCCTTCTACTTCATCTGTTGTCCCCAAACGGAAGTCTGACAAGAAGCCTTTGCGGGGCAGTGGTAAGCACCAAACGATGTGAAacacttgggatttttttttttcttcttggaggtagggtcgttctccagctcaggctgacctggaattcgctatggagtctcagggtgctcttgaactcacggtgatccgcctacctctgcctcctgagtgctgggattaaaggtgtgtgtccccaTACCTGGCTACACTTGGGATTATTAATATTTAGAAGATACACTTACCTTTTAAAACTAAGATTCtcaggtcaggcatggtgacacatgtctttaatactagcactagGTAGGCTAAGTTTTAGGATCTCCCTAGGTTCTTGCCCAGCCTGGGGGTAcctggtcagtctgggatagagtgagatcctaccttgaaaaaaacaaaaacaaaaagatggaagTTTTCTGGAAAGCCATGGTAGGACACACCTgtgtaataccagcatttggcaAATTTAAGTAGGATTGCTGCTGCATTTAGAGACTATTCGGGGTTATCTagtgagctctctctctccaaaacaacaaaagaaagtaaaattctcTGTGTCAGTGATCATAAGGCTGAGAGGGTACTGTGAGAATTAAAGGAAGTACACAAAATACCATGTGGGCCCTTACTCATTAGGGTGATTGTAGTTggatttcagtattttttcctggTCTATGACAGACTTTGGAGGAGAGTGTCAGGGCAAAACACAGTGGGTAGGTGTTGCTAGCAGAGCTGCCCTCTGTCCTGGAAGTAACTTCCTGAAGATACAGATGTTACTCAGCTTTTTCTGTAGGCAGCATGACCAGGCACTCTCAGTAACACCATAGCAGTGTATCTTTGTTTTGCCCTTGAGGAATTTCATATCCCTTTAGGAAGCTGAAACTCAAACACATGGA containing:
- the Selenos gene encoding selenoprotein S, translated to MEHEAEQLSARPALETEGLRFLHVTVGSLLASYGWYIVFCCILFYVVFQKLSVQLRALRHRQLVPAEATLEPDVVVKRQEALAAARLRMQEELNAQVEKHKEKLRQVEEEKRRQKIEMWDSMQEGRSYRGNARKPPEEDNPGPSTSSVVPKRKSDKKPLRGSGYNPLTGEGGGACSWRPGRRGPSAGG